In Sphingomonas sp. LT1P40, the DNA window TTCTGTGGCTTGAGTGACGTCGCTACAGAGTGGTATGCAGCGCGCGACCGGGGAGGGGTTTTCGGTGAACGAACATGTTTTGCGCGCATCGCCGCGCAGCTATGAAACGACGCTGGACCGGGCCGGGCTGGCGCTCGCGGCGGGCGGGCTGCTGGGCGGTATCGTTGTGCTGCTGCTGGTAGTCGCGGCGGGACAGCGGGAGGTGCTGTCGCTCGGCACGGCGTGGGTCTTGGGCACGGTGTTCACAACGCTGGGAATCACCGCCGTCGGCGCGCCGTTATGGCTGGTGCTGCACATCGCCGGATGTCGGCGCGCCTGGCATGCCGGGGTGTTGGGCGCGGTGCTGGCGATGGTGATCTTCCTTGCCGGACAGACCTATGGCTTCGGCCTGTTCGACGCGCCGCCCAGCGACGATCGCACGATGCTGTTCCGCTGGTTCAGCGCGCTGGCGACCAGCGGTCTGATCGCACTGGTCGCGGCGGGGATCGCAGTTGCGATGTGGCGGGTGGCTTACCGGCCGACGGTTTAAGATTACACCGTCTTCTTGCCCACCGCATCGGCCGCCTTCTTCTCCGCCGCCGTGCAATCGCCGATCCGCTTGCCGGTCGTCTTGGCCTTGATGTTCATCGCCGGGCCGTTCGGCCCGCCCGCATTCATTTCATTGTCGATGGCAAAGCTCTCGTCGCCGAACGTGCCGGAGATCCGCATCTTCATCTCGCCACCCATGCCCTGAGCCGCGCACACCAAAGTTCCGTCGATCGCGCCGTCGCCCATCTGGAATTTCTCGTATTTGCAGCGCCCCTGCGACTGCGCGATGACCTCGGCCGGCGGGCTCTTTGCCTGCTCTTCGGTGATGCAGCTGGTGCTGGTCTGCACCTTTTTCAGCATCAACTCGGTCATCTGCTTCTTCATCTCGCCTTCCAGACCGGGGATGTCGACCGACACGGTCTGGACCACCGTCTCCCATTTGCCCGGCTTGAACCGCGTGCCTCCCGCCTCGTCGACCTTCTTCGCCACTTCCTCGGGCGAGGCATTGGTCAATGACACTTCGCTGCCGCCGCAGCTTGCCAGCGCGAACGCGGCACAGGTGATGAGCAAAATGTGGCGCACGGTCCGTCTCCTAGACATTTTCCGCATTTGTGTACCGGTGGGCGGCAACGGGCAACCGACAAGTTTGGACGGCGTTAAGTTCTTTATCTGTTCTCAACAATCTGCTAGGGGCGAAACGGAAGATTTACGTTGAGCCACGCGTTAGCGAAGGTGTGCGGCCCCTTCGTTGACAGCACGCTGAAACTGTCAACGAGTTGTCAACCGCGACTGAATTGCACCTCCGTTTGAAAGCCCCATATTCGCCTTATGGTCATTCAGATTCGCACCACCCTCGCCGAACCAGATACCGGCCAGAGCTTTATCCCGCACCGGCCCAATCGGCCGGAGAAGAGTGAGGGCGGCCGCAAATTCAAGCTTGTCACCGATTACACCGCCGCCGGCGACCAGCCGACTGCGATTGCCGAGATGGTCGCGGCGGTGAATGCGGGGGAGCGCGACCAGGTGCTGCTCGGCGTCACCGGCTCGGGCAAGACCTTCACCGTCGCCAAGGTGATCGAGGCAACGCAACGCCCGGCGCTCGTCCTCGCCCCGAACAAGATCCTCGCCGCGCAGCTATACGGCGAGTTCAAGTCGTTCTTCCCCGAAAACGCCGTCGAGTTCTTCGTCAGCTATTACGATTACTACCAGCCGGAAGCCTATGTCGCGCGGTCGGACACATACATCGAGAAGGAAAGCTCGGTAAACGAAGCGATCGACCGGATGCGGCACTCCGCGACCCGCTCGCTGCTCGAACGCGACGACGTCATCATCGTCGCGTCGGTATCCTGCCTCTACGGCATCGGATCGGTCGAGACCTACAGCGCCATGATCTTCGACCTGAAAAAGGGCCAGGTGGTCGATCAGCGAGAAATCATCCGCAAGCTGGTCGCGCTCCAATACAAGCGCAACGACGCGGCATTCCAGCGCGGCAATTTTCGCGTGCGCGGCGACAGCCTCGAAATCTTCCCGTCGCATTATGAGGACACCGCCTGGCGCATCTCGTTCTTCGGCGACGATGTCGAGGAGATCACCGAATTCGACCCACTGACCGGCAAGAAAGTCGCCACGCTCAATTCGGTCCGCGTGTTCGCCAACAGCCATTACGTCACGCCCGGACCCACGCTCAAACAGGCGATGGGCGCGATCAAGCATGAGCTGACCGAACGGCTGAAGGAGCTGGAGGCGGAGGGCAAGCTGCTGGAACATCAGCGGCTGGAACAGCGCACCAATTTCGACCTCGAAATGATCGCGGCAACAGGCTCATGCGCAGGCATCGAGAATTACAGCCGCTTCCTCACCGGTCGCATGCCCGGCGAGCCGCCACCTACGCTGTTCGAATATCTCCCCGAAAATGCATTGCTGTTCGTGGACGAAAGCCACCAGACGATCGGCCAGATCAACGGAATGTCGCGCGGCGATCACAAGCGAAAGATCACGCTCGCCGAATATGGTTTTCGCCTGCCGTCGGCGATCGACAACCGCCCCTTACGCTTCAACGAGTGGGATGCGATGCGCCCGCAGACCACTTACGTCTCGGCAACCCCGGGCGGGTGGGAGCTGGAACAGACCGGCGGCGTGTTCAGCGAACAAGTCATCCGTCCGACCGGCCTGATCGACCCGCCGGTTGAGATCAGGCCAGTCGAGGAGCAGGTGCAGGACCTGATTCAGGAATGCCGCAAGACTGCGGAGGCGGGCTATCGCAGCCTAGTCACCACGCTGACCAAGCGCATGGCCGAGGACCTGACCGAATATATGCACGAGGCTGGGCTGAAGGTCCGCTACATGCATTCGGACACCGAGACGCTGGAGCGGATCGAGCTGATCCGCGACCTGCGGCTGGGCGTCTATGACGTGCTGGTCGGGATTAACCTGCTGCGCGAAGGTCTCGATATCCCCGAATGCGGTCTGGTCGCCATTCTCGATGCCGACAAGGAAGGCTTTCTGCGCTCCGAAACCTCGCTGATTCAGACCATCGGTCGCGCCGCGCGCAACGTCGATGGCCGCGTGATCCTCTATGCCGATCGCATGACCGGCAGCATGGAGCGCGCGCTCAACGAAACGAACCGCCGCCGCGAAAAGCAGGAAGCGTACAACCTCGAACACGGCATCACGCCCACCACGATCAAGCGCAACATCGGCGACATCATCGCGCATGTCGCATCGAAGGACGGCGTAACCGTGCCGATCGACGAAGATCGTCCGCACATGGTCGGCCACAATCTGCGCAGCTATATCGAGGACCTCGAAAAGAAGATGCGCAACGCCGCCGCCAATCTGGAATTCGAGGAAGCCGGCAAGCTGCGCGACGAAATCCGTTCGCTGGAGGCGGAAGAGCTCGGGCTCCCGCCAAGCGAGCACAAGGCACCGATCATGGGCCGCAGCAACGAAGGTAAACCGGGGACGCGAAAGACGCGCTATGGCAAGACCCAGCGTAAATGGGGCGGCGGTCGATAACAGGCAAAATGTGTCAAGTCTGACAATCAGAAGGGGGAATGATGCGCATATTGCTGACAGGGCTGGTGAGTGCCGGACTTGCGACAGGTGGGGCAACCGCGCAGACCGCGAAATTCGACTATACCCCCGCGCTTGCCGCGAAACCGCGAACGGGCATCGCGCTGCCGATCGGCAAATGCGTCAACATGGCCAATCATCTGGAGGCACCGACCGAGACATCTTGGGGTCGCGCAATCGAGGATGCGGATTTCACGGCGATCAAGGCGGCAGGCTTCGACACGATCCGCCTGCCGGTGCGCTGGTCCGCCCATGCGGACAAGACGGCGCCCTATGCGATTCACCCGGCTTTCCTCAAACGGGTGAAGCATCTGGTTGCGACGGCTAGCGGCGCTGGTCTCAACGTCATCCTAAACCTGCATCATTATGAGGAACTCTATCCCGACCCGCCTGCGCATGCCGTCCGCTTCGCGGCGTTATGGGACCAGATCGGGACCGCGTTCAAGGATGCACCAAAGGGCGTGTGGTTCGAGTTGTTGAACGAACCGACCGCAAAGCTCGATCATTCCAATTTGCTGACGATCCTCAATCCAGCGCTCGCCAATGTCCGCAAGACCAACCCGACCCGGCCGGTGATTATCGGCGGCGAAAAATGGAGCGGCGTCGATTCGCTGGCGACCATTCCGCTGCCCGACGATCCTTACGTCGTCGTGACCTTTCACGACTACAACCCGTTCCCATTTACGCATCAGGGTGCCAGCTGGATCGACCCGAAACCGCCTCTCGGCCGCGCTTTCGGCCCAGCCGACAAACCGGAAATCGACGCCAATCTGGCAAAGGTTCGCGCCTTCATGAAGCGGACCGGGCGCGTGCCGTTCATGGGCGAGTATGGCGCGATCGATTTGCCCGCCGTTCCCGTCGAACAACGCATCGCCTATTATGGCGCGGCGTCGGCGGCCTATGCCTCGATCGGCGTTTCCAGCTGTGCCTGGGGCTACACCAACACCTACCGTCTGCGCGACGGCGACAAATGGATTCCGGGCATGATCGAGGCGATCCGGGCACCCTTGCCTTGAGCCACCGCGATGCTTCCCCCATAAGGCCCGCCATGC includes these proteins:
- a CDS encoding DUF3617 domain-containing protein translates to MRHILLITCAAFALASCGGSEVSLTNASPEEVAKKVDEAGGTRFKPGKWETVVQTVSVDIPGLEGEMKKQMTELMLKKVQTSTSCITEEQAKSPPAEVIAQSQGRCKYEKFQMGDGAIDGTLVCAAQGMGGEMKMRISGTFGDESFAIDNEMNAGGPNGPAMNIKAKTTGKRIGDCTAAEKKAADAVGKKTV
- a CDS encoding glycoside hydrolase family 5 protein, whose protein sequence is MMRILLTGLVSAGLATGGATAQTAKFDYTPALAAKPRTGIALPIGKCVNMANHLEAPTETSWGRAIEDADFTAIKAAGFDTIRLPVRWSAHADKTAPYAIHPAFLKRVKHLVATASGAGLNVILNLHHYEELYPDPPAHAVRFAALWDQIGTAFKDAPKGVWFELLNEPTAKLDHSNLLTILNPALANVRKTNPTRPVIIGGEKWSGVDSLATIPLPDDPYVVVTFHDYNPFPFTHQGASWIDPKPPLGRAFGPADKPEIDANLAKVRAFMKRTGRVPFMGEYGAIDLPAVPVEQRIAYYGAASAAYASIGVSSCAWGYTNTYRLRDGDKWIPGMIEAIRAPLP
- the uvrB gene encoding excinuclease ABC subunit UvrB, translated to MVIQIRTTLAEPDTGQSFIPHRPNRPEKSEGGRKFKLVTDYTAAGDQPTAIAEMVAAVNAGERDQVLLGVTGSGKTFTVAKVIEATQRPALVLAPNKILAAQLYGEFKSFFPENAVEFFVSYYDYYQPEAYVARSDTYIEKESSVNEAIDRMRHSATRSLLERDDVIIVASVSCLYGIGSVETYSAMIFDLKKGQVVDQREIIRKLVALQYKRNDAAFQRGNFRVRGDSLEIFPSHYEDTAWRISFFGDDVEEITEFDPLTGKKVATLNSVRVFANSHYVTPGPTLKQAMGAIKHELTERLKELEAEGKLLEHQRLEQRTNFDLEMIAATGSCAGIENYSRFLTGRMPGEPPPTLFEYLPENALLFVDESHQTIGQINGMSRGDHKRKITLAEYGFRLPSAIDNRPLRFNEWDAMRPQTTYVSATPGGWELEQTGGVFSEQVIRPTGLIDPPVEIRPVEEQVQDLIQECRKTAEAGYRSLVTTLTKRMAEDLTEYMHEAGLKVRYMHSDTETLERIELIRDLRLGVYDVLVGINLLREGLDIPECGLVAILDADKEGFLRSETSLIQTIGRAARNVDGRVILYADRMTGSMERALNETNRRREKQEAYNLEHGITPTTIKRNIGDIIAHVASKDGVTVPIDEDRPHMVGHNLRSYIEDLEKKMRNAAANLEFEEAGKLRDEIRSLEAEELGLPPSEHKAPIMGRSNEGKPGTRKTRYGKTQRKWGGGR